In Salinigranum marinum, one DNA window encodes the following:
- a CDS encoding 5-methylcytosine restriction system specificity protein McrC, with amino-acid sequence MSTAEPVESYEYEPGTFSIPERGQIRIENCPPTIGEQLRRASFEQEADNIYVKTQKSLDDSDDEYRVVRIRLDGRVMHVTARDNVGIVSLTPRSKLRIEPKIDWDYIFDMLLAVHGRKRSVEYHGIPLSEFRTEDVDLEDVFLILAINYLNGLESIHRNGFVRRLETRRADLEQPRGVIDVEQSLINQAEGRAQQHCILKEVEYDNAANSLLHYAGTHLLRLFSQYEDEYDHQAYYHIFSQVHQEVRHLEKLDVGSGRRRIPEYQRFSLHDLPKQRHYYQQAIEVSKAIVASSLGTPAMHGDRELVVDYVLNMESLFEQYSQVAIEVELDAIKGYDWLDQTENVSAVRSPTVKPFEDEAQVYHQPDHAVEEGDDTLAVLDSKYYAEGKDPVKSGGSRSRLFSYAYLLTTDRMGFLTPLNEPRTRAIAQTGAELQVISPDSQYFSLGEYHEGIQQYLHDVLARHYPALDVYRAVREHALCLDQHDISDLKRLTEPDGPFDFSNVHEFSLRVVNAAADTLSFQHKSRSDLEHEGQWTRKQIETHCGKRSPDSTTCVPVFRRDEREGRIDLYFVTRDEVGSPTQVSMVGDFRLL; translated from the coding sequence ATGAGTACCGCCGAGCCTGTCGAATCGTACGAGTACGAACCCGGCACGTTCAGCATCCCGGAGCGTGGCCAGATTCGGATCGAGAACTGCCCTCCCACGATCGGCGAGCAACTTCGCCGAGCGTCGTTCGAGCAGGAAGCCGACAACATCTACGTCAAGACTCAGAAGTCGCTCGACGACAGCGACGATGAGTACCGGGTTGTCCGAATCCGGCTCGACGGACGCGTGATGCACGTCACGGCTCGGGACAACGTCGGAATCGTCAGCCTAACGCCGAGGTCGAAGCTCCGAATCGAACCGAAGATCGACTGGGACTACATCTTCGACATGCTGCTCGCCGTGCACGGCCGAAAGCGATCGGTCGAGTATCACGGCATCCCACTGTCCGAGTTCCGCACGGAGGACGTCGACCTCGAAGACGTCTTCCTGATTCTGGCCATCAACTACCTCAACGGACTCGAATCGATTCACCGTAACGGATTCGTCCGGCGGCTGGAGACGCGTCGGGCAGATCTCGAACAGCCTCGCGGTGTTATCGACGTCGAGCAGTCACTCATCAATCAGGCCGAGGGCCGGGCGCAGCAACACTGCATCCTGAAAGAGGTGGAATACGATAACGCTGCGAACTCCCTGCTCCACTACGCCGGTACACACCTCCTCCGGTTGTTCAGCCAGTACGAGGACGAGTACGATCACCAAGCGTACTACCACATCTTCTCGCAGGTGCATCAGGAGGTTCGACACTTGGAGAAGTTGGACGTGGGTAGCGGTCGACGCCGGATCCCCGAGTACCAACGGTTCTCACTTCATGACCTCCCGAAACAGCGCCACTACTACCAGCAGGCCATCGAGGTCTCGAAGGCGATCGTGGCATCGTCTCTGGGGACACCCGCGATGCACGGAGACCGCGAACTCGTCGTGGACTACGTGCTGAACATGGAGTCGCTGTTCGAGCAGTACTCGCAGGTCGCAATCGAGGTCGAACTGGACGCGATTAAGGGGTACGACTGGCTCGACCAGACGGAGAACGTCTCCGCCGTGCGCTCACCGACGGTGAAACCATTCGAGGACGAGGCGCAGGTGTACCACCAGCCGGATCACGCTGTCGAGGAAGGCGACGATACGTTAGCTGTCCTCGACTCGAAGTACTATGCCGAGGGCAAGGATCCAGTGAAGAGTGGGGGCTCCCGGTCACGGCTCTTCAGCTACGCGTACCTGCTCACAACGGATCGGATGGGGTTCCTGACGCCACTCAACGAACCACGCACCCGTGCTATTGCACAGACTGGTGCTGAGCTGCAGGTCATCTCGCCCGACAGCCAGTATTTCTCACTGGGGGAGTATCACGAGGGCATTCAGCAGTACCTGCACGACGTTCTCGCGAGACACTATCCAGCTCTGGATGTCTACAGGGCCGTCAGGGAACACGCCCTCTGTCTCGACCAGCACGACATCTCTGACCTGAAGCGGCTAACTGAACCAGATGGCCCGTTCGACTTCAGCAACGTCCACGAGTTCTCTCTTCGGGTGGTGAACGCGGCCGCAGATACATTGTCGTTTCAACATAAATCACGATCTGACCTCGAGCATGAGGGTCAGTGGACTCGAAAACAAATCGAGACCCATTGTGGGAAGCGGTCGCCTGACTCGACCACTTGTGTACCTGTTTTCCGACGAGACGAACGTGAGGGCCGAATCGACCTGTACTTCGTAACGCGTGACGAGGTCGGAAGCCCCACGCAAGTCTCTATGGTCGGTGACTTCCGGCTACTATGA
- a CDS encoding AAA family ATPase, with product MNGSAGNYTVEDAKENLDVLRAVPDKVVEAVEDANGSDVLEFLIREQGLDKYHEGDQGVGIIRQAVLKSPHASQGLKRTVSTRGDDTPERILVPDDVERNARTALRTGKPVVLYGPTGTGKTTFAKQLALQHCVGYSLHTATPSWTAKDIIGGIGPKLTGSTGVRSLGYQTELGAVSEGVKRARDFEIPYAVILDEITRADISQIFGPLYTAIENRNQTLIETDDGETIELDERVSIICTMNMSDRTVNELDNAITRRFAMVELDEYEDEDRRSLFEGWIDDYLGDIPLLDNGELLDLFEADFDGINHGSEKASRGPIMRFGPMHYRDVTIFLHEALQDESLYMDEPEEAVGQAFRTFIVPRLLNSAAFPQIEQIEEHYRALNKSFERFELGPAAELASRELEAEQRQMGSYQ from the coding sequence ATGAATGGTTCCGCGGGAAACTACACGGTAGAGGACGCGAAGGAGAATCTCGACGTCCTCCGTGCCGTCCCGGACAAGGTGGTCGAAGCTGTCGAAGATGCCAACGGCAGCGACGTTCTCGAGTTTCTCATCCGCGAACAGGGATTGGACAAGTACCACGAGGGCGACCAAGGTGTCGGGATCATCAGACAGGCCGTTCTCAAATCACCCCACGCGTCCCAAGGACTGAAGCGAACGGTCAGCACTCGAGGTGACGACACTCCGGAGCGCATATTGGTTCCCGATGACGTAGAACGAAACGCTCGAACCGCCCTTCGCACGGGGAAACCAGTCGTTCTCTACGGCCCAACAGGCACCGGGAAAACCACCTTTGCGAAGCAGCTCGCCCTCCAACACTGTGTCGGCTACTCGCTCCACACCGCAACGCCATCGTGGACAGCCAAGGACATCATCGGCGGGATTGGCCCGAAGCTCACGGGTTCCACCGGTGTTCGCTCGCTAGGCTATCAGACGGAGCTTGGTGCCGTCTCGGAGGGCGTCAAACGGGCTCGCGATTTCGAAATCCCCTACGCCGTGATACTGGACGAGATCACGCGAGCAGACATCTCACAGATCTTCGGGCCGCTCTACACTGCCATCGAGAACCGCAACCAGACACTCATCGAGACCGACGACGGAGAGACCATCGAGCTGGACGAGCGGGTGAGCATCATCTGCACGATGAACATGTCCGACCGGACGGTCAACGAACTGGATAACGCCATCACACGTCGGTTCGCGATGGTCGAACTCGACGAGTACGAGGACGAAGACCGACGGTCGCTGTTCGAGGGGTGGATCGACGACTACCTCGGCGACATTCCTCTACTCGACAACGGAGAGCTACTTGACCTCTTCGAGGCGGACTTCGACGGCATCAATCACGGCTCGGAGAAAGCATCGCGTGGCCCAATCATGCGATTCGGCCCGATGCACTACCGTGACGTCACAATCTTCCTCCACGAGGCGCTCCAAGATGAGAGCCTGTACATGGACGAGCCCGAGGAGGCAGTTGGGCAGGCATTTCGTACGTTCATCGTGCCGCGCCTCTTGAACTCGGCGGCATTCCCCCAGATCGAGCAAATCGAGGAACACTACCGAGCACTGAACAAGTCCTTTGAGCGGTTCGAACTCGGGCCGGCGGCGGAACTCGCCAGCCGAGAGTTGGAGGCCGAACAACGGCAGATGGGCTCGTACCAGTAA
- the rdfA gene encoding rod-determining factor RdfA, with translation MPKSGGCKVDRVSDKYALLDLDDRILTRRTEDGAGGRRLASYINHWLLRRAMFSEGMSVIDGAERNYYRLLTDDDVAETSRNDARRRLRLAGVDVEEVEDDFVSHKAVYHHLNKCLGVDTSRNYTPDLSKGLVDIEKFIGRIKIVVSGEISRLSKYGRVAISEPDVIVSVKIRCSDCGRSHNIVHFMRNPKCHCIGSSSDLTESE, from the coding sequence ATGCCGAAAAGCGGCGGATGCAAGGTTGATCGTGTCAGTGACAAATATGCGTTATTGGATCTCGATGATAGAATATTGACACGCCGAACAGAAGATGGTGCAGGAGGGCGAAGACTAGCGTCATATATTAACCATTGGTTGCTCAGAAGGGCAATGTTCTCCGAGGGGATGTCTGTAATCGACGGTGCCGAAAGGAACTACTATCGACTACTGACCGACGATGACGTAGCTGAAACATCACGCAATGATGCCCGCCGAAGACTTCGTCTAGCGGGTGTTGATGTTGAGGAGGTGGAAGACGATTTCGTATCCCACAAGGCCGTATATCATCATCTGAATAAGTGTCTCGGAGTAGATACGAGCCGCAACTATACCCCAGATCTCAGTAAAGGTCTTGTCGACATTGAGAAATTCATAGGTCGAATAAAAATTGTTGTTTCAGGCGAAATAAGTCGGCTCAGTAAATACGGTCGTGTTGCAATCAGCGAACCAGATGTTATCGTCTCAGTTAAGATTCGGTGCAGTGACTGCGGCCGCTCACACAATATCGTTCACTTTATGCGCAACCCCAAATGTCATTGTATTGGTAGTTCCTCCGATTTGACTGAGAGTGAGTGA
- a CDS encoding site-specific integrase, whose product MRMKPYENREGKRVWLSTDEIEQVIDEAKDTEQHIALSLAARCGLRRKEIVQITPADLVTSEKENYHLRVWEDVAKKGHYREPPVPDLLADKMETMADLTAMDRDDPFVSVSDRTVYRWLNRATDRIEERTQDEGWSRVDVHDLRRSWATHILGEGVLPSVVMSWGGWHDWDTFRKHYLGEFSPEVLDRERQKVDYLADGDALEADSAGSVMPPSSSSIQHANR is encoded by the coding sequence ATGCGAATGAAACCCTACGAGAACCGAGAGGGGAAACGCGTCTGGCTCTCGACCGACGAGATTGAGCAGGTCATCGACGAGGCAAAAGACACCGAACAGCACATCGCACTCTCCCTCGCAGCGAGGTGTGGCCTCCGTCGAAAGGAGATCGTCCAGATTACGCCGGCGGACTTGGTCACCTCGGAGAAGGAGAACTACCACCTCCGCGTCTGGGAGGATGTGGCGAAGAAGGGCCACTACCGCGAACCGCCGGTTCCCGACCTGTTGGCGGACAAGATGGAGACGATGGCCGATCTCACTGCGATGGATAGAGACGACCCGTTCGTCTCGGTCTCCGACCGGACGGTGTATCGGTGGCTCAACAGGGCGACCGACCGCATCGAGGAGCGGACGCAGGACGAGGGTTGGTCTCGCGTCGATGTCCATGACCTCCGCCGTTCGTGGGCCACCCACATCCTCGGCGAGGGGGTTCTTCCCTCGGTCGTGATGTCGTGGGGTGGGTGGCACGACTGGGACACGTTCAGGAAGCACTATTTGGGCGAGTTCAGTCCCGAGGTGCTCGACAGGGAGCGTCAGAAGGTGGACTACCTCGCTGACGGTGATGCGCTCGAAGCCGACTCGGCGGGGAGCGTGATGCCTCCCTCATCGTCCTCAATTCAGCACGCTAACCGCTAA
- a CDS encoding transposase: MSSATLQDDPSVESFFNVAETETLALFEHLSFEFLEEFDVFAPAETGRTREHEPPELMRGFLHCYYHDIYGIRPVERELRNTVVWLSCGFDRPPSRDAVDRFLTDLEHVVDEVFNRLVEQAARRGLLDLTYCIDSTDVRAMPADQDASKCYDPTDDEYYYGYGCTIVSTGQKIPIAAEFTESKQAPEETAMRVTRDALAVAKPIWMVGDSAYDTLDWHDHLLAAGVVPVAPYNARNTDEPKDIEYRVEDRIEQHSEDVQLKQSTLDETYNRRTGVERTNESVKDCGLGRTHARGRVHARAQVFLALCLRLVVAITNYERGDNPGSTVITV; the protein is encoded by the coding sequence ATGAGTTCAGCGACCCTGCAGGATGATCCTTCGGTAGAATCGTTCTTCAATGTCGCGGAGACCGAGACACTGGCGCTGTTTGAACACCTTTCCTTCGAGTTTCTCGAAGAGTTCGACGTGTTCGCCCCGGCGGAGACGGGGCGAACACGAGAGCACGAACCACCAGAGTTGATGCGTGGTTTCCTCCATTGCTACTACCACGACATCTACGGGATTCGTCCCGTTGAACGAGAGCTTCGGAACACGGTCGTTTGGCTGAGCTGTGGCTTCGATCGACCGCCGTCGAGAGACGCGGTCGATCGGTTTCTCACCGACCTCGAACACGTCGTTGACGAGGTCTTTAACCGACTCGTCGAGCAGGCCGCCCGCCGCGGCCTGCTCGACTTGACCTACTGTATCGATTCAACTGACGTGAGGGCGATGCCTGCCGATCAGGACGCGTCAAAGTGCTATGATCCAACCGACGACGAGTACTACTACGGCTACGGCTGTACGATCGTCTCGACCGGGCAAAAGATCCCGATTGCAGCCGAGTTCACCGAGAGCAAACAAGCGCCAGAGGAGACGGCGATGCGCGTCACGCGTGACGCGCTCGCCGTCGCCAAGCCGATCTGGATGGTCGGTGACAGCGCCTACGACACGCTTGACTGGCACGACCACCTGCTGGCCGCAGGGGTCGTGCCAGTCGCTCCGTACAACGCGCGAAACACCGACGAGCCGAAAGATATCGAGTACAGGGTCGAAGACCGCATCGAACAACACAGTGAGGACGTTCAGTTGAAGCAGTCCACGTTGGATGAGACGTACAATCGCCGCACAGGAGTTGAACGAACCAACGAATCAGTGAAGGACTGCGGCCTCGGGCGAACGCACGCCCGAGGCCGCGTCCACGCACGAGCGCAGGTGTTTCTTGCGCTGTGTCTTCGCCTCGTCGTCGCAATCACCAACTACGAACGCGGAGACAATCCGGGTAGCACCGTGATCACGGTGTGA
- a CDS encoding tyrosine-type recombinase/integrase yields the protein MSIDSPHGSRDSDLIPLTWDSALEKHADIQRANNRRRATIESHQYRLSLFIEWLTPKALLEPEEDEGPRICKTTELKRHHIQDYKLKRSNEVAKTTLKTQMDTIRVFFRNLESYGALPDGMHQFAESPNLEDGEGQRSQHLPTERGNQIRDHLRKYAWASERHIFHEVIWSTGMRIGAAHGIDVDDIDFDENLIRLRHRPDQGTTLKNGKVGERTVTIHGTVVDAIEDFLERPDRPDNVEDEYGRTPLFCNEDGTGRRHKQYLRDLCYSVTRPCLTEDGCPCEDRDPKTCSAAQSKSKAYGCPASMAPHALRSGALTRMMENDIPPWAISRRVDCSEKVLEEHYVELDEDEKAEVLRDYFEDDYE from the coding sequence ATGAGCATCGACAGCCCGCACGGCAGCCGCGACAGCGATCTCATCCCGCTCACGTGGGACAGTGCGCTTGAGAAGCACGCCGATATTCAGCGCGCCAACAACCGCCGCCGGGCTACTATCGAGTCTCACCAGTACCGTCTCAGTCTCTTCATCGAGTGGCTCACGCCAAAGGCTCTTCTCGAGCCCGAAGAAGACGAGGGGCCTCGCATCTGCAAGACCACCGAACTCAAGCGTCACCACATTCAGGACTACAAGCTCAAGCGGAGCAACGAGGTTGCCAAAACGACGCTCAAAACCCAGATGGACACGATTCGCGTGTTCTTCCGGAACCTCGAATCGTATGGCGCACTCCCGGACGGGATGCACCAGTTTGCGGAGTCACCGAACCTCGAGGATGGGGAGGGACAACGGTCGCAACACCTCCCGACTGAACGCGGCAATCAGATCCGTGACCACCTTCGCAAGTACGCGTGGGCCAGTGAGCGCCACATCTTCCACGAGGTAATCTGGTCGACGGGGATGCGCATCGGTGCTGCCCACGGTATCGACGTCGATGACATCGACTTCGACGAGAACCTCATCCGGCTTCGCCACCGTCCCGATCAGGGCACCACACTCAAGAACGGCAAAGTCGGCGAGCGCACGGTCACTATCCACGGAACTGTCGTCGACGCCATCGAGGACTTCCTTGAGCGGCCTGATCGCCCGGACAACGTCGAAGACGAGTATGGTCGGACGCCGCTCTTCTGCAACGAAGACGGCACGGGACGGCGGCACAAGCAGTATCTCCGCGATCTCTGCTACTCGGTCACGCGTCCATGCCTGACCGAAGACGGCTGTCCCTGCGAAGATCGCGACCCTAAAACGTGCTCGGCTGCGCAGTCGAAGAGCAAGGCGTACGGTTGCCCGGCCAGCATGGCCCCCCACGCTCTCCGCTCGGGTGCGTTGACGCGTATGATGGAGAACGACATCCCACCGTGGGCCATCAGTCGCCGGGTCGACTGCAGCGAGAAGGTGCTGGAGGAACACTACGTCGAACTCGACGAAGACGAGAAGGCCGAGGTCTTACGCGACTACTTCGAGGACGACTACGAGTAG
- a CDS encoding type IV pilin N-terminal domain-containing protein, with amino-acid sequence MNLKQLMTQDRAVSPVIGVILMVAITVILAAVIGTFVLGLGDQVSESAPQAQFTFDYDGDSKINITHDGGDAIDAGTLSITSGINVNVSSTGSSYTPDPAASTTVELEGNGFSSGDTINAGTTIYVKGDGSFDGETVRIVWSSPNSDKTATVGQFEA; translated from the coding sequence ATGAACCTCAAACAACTGATGACACAAGATCGGGCCGTGAGCCCGGTTATCGGGGTCATCCTGATGGTCGCGATCACGGTTATCCTCGCGGCTGTCATCGGAACGTTCGTACTCGGACTTGGGGACCAGGTGTCGGAAAGCGCACCTCAGGCCCAGTTCACCTTCGACTACGACGGGGACAGCAAAATCAACATCACCCACGATGGCGGTGATGCGATTGATGCAGGTACCCTGAGCATCACAAGCGGAATTAACGTCAACGTTTCGTCAACCGGGTCGTCGTACACACCAGACCCCGCAGCGTCGACTACAGTCGAGCTCGAGGGTAACGGGTTCAGTTCTGGTGATACGATCAACGCCGGGACGACGATCTACGTCAAAGGTGACGGCTCCTTCGATGGCGAGACTGTTCGTATTGTGTGGAGCAGCCCCAACTCCGACAAAACCGCAACGGTTGGTCAATTCGAGGCATAA
- a CDS encoding type IV pilin N-terminal domain-containing protein has translation MNVKKLLIEDRAVSPVIGVILMVAITVILAAVIGTFVLGLGDQVSQSAPQAQFTFEFSDSTSSESITITHDGGDAVSADQLSVNVAGTEAWNTSDTATNYGSPSPEWTGEVSAGDSLGLTTTSGGTISSGDTVRVIWSSSNSDSTATIGQAEFSA, from the coding sequence ATGAATGTCAAAAAACTACTAATAGAAGACCGCGCAGTTAGCCCAGTAATCGGCGTGATCCTGATGGTCGCGATCACGGTGATCCTTGCAGCCGTCATCGGGACCTTCGTCCTCGGACTCGGTGATCAGGTGTCTCAAAGCGCGCCGCAGGCGCAGTTCACGTTCGAATTCTCCGATTCCACATCGTCTGAATCGATCACGATCACCCACGACGGTGGTGACGCCGTTTCGGCTGACCAACTGTCCGTGAACGTCGCTGGAACCGAGGCTTGGAACACGAGTGATACTGCGACAAACTACGGCTCTCCCAGTCCAGAATGGACTGGTGAGGTGAGCGCAGGTGACTCTCTTGGCCTGACAACCACTTCCGGCGGCACCATTTCATCCGGCGATACTGTTCGGGTGATCTGGTCTTCGTCGAATTCCGATTCAACAGCGACCATCGGACAGGCTGAGTTCTCGGCATAG
- a CDS encoding ISH3 family transposase: MLRTQQADSRLHEDQILNFLVNTLDEEVSITLGENAQITSEEICEVLVGACADGTSISTLCENSANSPRANAVLYHLRTKFELEQLERVGNTLLQRDILDALPKQVEVVADLHLRPYYGDEDGTEGLYHSEAKRGTTAFHAYATLYARVKNKRYTLAVRRLVDGDTASSVLAEFLGILDGLDLGVKAVYLDREFYDSKCLTLLQAHNHAYVIPIIRWGQSIKQELSEGWSRVIHHDMTAKLDGHSWTVEFPVYIDCTYQNGRYDEHGVARHGYAADAPFINSPRDARYHYAKRFGIEASYRLSEQTIATTTTQDPAVRLLYVVVSLLLQNVWRYLHWEYVATPRRGGRRLWEWSYKEFTNMIRRAAWTALATRRAVPANRPPDDRFVR, encoded by the coding sequence GTGCTTAGAACCCAGCAAGCAGACAGTAGACTCCATGAGGACCAGATTCTTAACTTCCTCGTCAACACCCTTGACGAGGAAGTTTCGATCACTCTCGGTGAGAACGCTCAGATAACGTCGGAAGAGATCTGTGAGGTCCTCGTCGGCGCGTGCGCCGACGGGACCTCAATCTCGACACTTTGTGAGAATAGTGCTAACTCCCCTCGTGCCAACGCCGTCCTCTATCATCTTCGGACGAAGTTCGAGCTGGAACAGCTCGAACGAGTCGGAAACACACTCCTCCAGCGAGATATTCTCGATGCCCTTCCCAAGCAGGTGGAGGTCGTCGCTGACCTCCACCTGCGTCCCTACTACGGTGACGAAGACGGCACAGAGGGCCTCTACCACTCGGAAGCCAAGCGTGGAACAACCGCATTCCACGCGTACGCGACGCTGTACGCACGCGTGAAGAACAAACGCTACACGCTGGCGGTGCGCCGTCTTGTCGACGGCGACACCGCCAGCAGCGTCCTCGCCGAGTTTCTCGGTATCCTTGACGGCCTTGACCTCGGCGTCAAGGCCGTCTACCTCGATCGAGAATTCTACGACAGCAAGTGTCTCACGCTGCTGCAGGCGCACAACCACGCGTACGTCATCCCGATTATCCGGTGGGGTCAGTCGATCAAGCAAGAACTCTCCGAGGGCTGGAGTCGCGTGATTCACCACGACATGACGGCGAAACTCGACGGTCACAGCTGGACCGTCGAGTTTCCCGTCTACATCGACTGTACCTACCAGAACGGACGATACGACGAACATGGCGTGGCGCGTCACGGCTACGCCGCTGACGCGCCGTTCATCAATTCTCCTCGCGACGCTCGATACCACTACGCGAAACGCTTCGGTATCGAGGCCAGCTACCGACTCTCCGAGCAAACGATTGCGACGACTACGACACAGGATCCGGCGGTACGGCTGCTGTACGTCGTAGTGAGTTTGCTGTTACAGAACGTGTGGCGGTATCTGCACTGGGAGTATGTGGCGACGCCCCGCCGAGGCGGGCGTCGCCTCTGGGAGTGGTCGTATAAGGAGTTCACCAACATGATCCGACGGGCAGCGTGGACGGCCCTCGCGACGCGTCGGGCCGTCCCCGCAAACCGACCGCCGGACGACCGGTTCGTCCGGTAA
- a CDS encoding IS1595 family transposase has translation MFPFELLSSEASAANLLEQVRWRDGLYCPRCRSESVIKHGSYRTYQRYLCKDCDRTFNPKTGTIFAHAKIGLDKLLFAFYTLLRFNTSIRQLDAELDVSYRSLRRRVEQFARTLDAPAIDLVGPVEIDEFYVSAGLKGRERDRESRSRGLSKRGRGSYGEDKPPVFTLVDRGSDQRYVVPAKSAGESTVRLLLGDREEESLTVYTDGFRAYDPLEEDENFQREAVIHGDGEYVDGDAHVNTCESHASLARRWLSPHRGVSKDKLTPYLRAFQLRRRILRKPGQEALKDVVRTVL, from the coding sequence ATGTTCCCATTTGAATTGCTTAGCTCAGAGGCGAGCGCCGCGAACCTGCTGGAGCAGGTTCGCTGGCGCGACGGCCTCTACTGCCCGCGCTGCCGGTCTGAGTCAGTGATCAAACACGGCAGCTATCGGACGTATCAGCGGTATCTCTGTAAGGATTGCGACCGCACGTTCAACCCCAAGACCGGCACAATCTTCGCGCACGCGAAGATCGGCCTCGACAAGCTCTTGTTTGCGTTCTACACGTTGCTCCGGTTCAACACGAGCATTCGCCAGCTCGACGCTGAACTTGACGTGTCGTATCGGTCGCTTCGGCGGCGCGTCGAGCAGTTCGCCAGAACGCTCGACGCGCCAGCCATCGATCTCGTCGGACCGGTCGAAATCGACGAGTTCTACGTGTCTGCGGGGCTGAAAGGCCGCGAGCGCGACCGGGAGTCGCGCTCGCGTGGCCTCTCGAAACGTGGTCGCGGAAGCTATGGCGAGGACAAGCCGCCGGTGTTCACGCTCGTTGATCGCGGCAGCGATCAGCGATACGTCGTCCCTGCGAAATCCGCTGGCGAGTCGACGGTGCGACTCCTCCTCGGCGACCGCGAGGAGGAGTCGCTAACCGTCTATACAGACGGATTTCGAGCGTACGACCCGCTCGAAGAAGACGAAAACTTCCAGCGAGAAGCGGTGATCCACGGCGATGGCGAATACGTCGATGGAGACGCACACGTGAACACCTGCGAGAGCCACGCGTCGCTGGCGCGACGGTGGCTCTCGCCGCATCGAGGCGTCTCAAAAGACAAGCTCACGCCCTATCTTAGAGCCTTCCAGCTTCGTCGACGAATCTTGCGTAAACCTGGTCAAGAAGCTCTCAAAGACGTCGTTCGAACTGTGCTCTGA
- a CDS encoding IS4 family transposase, whose product MFKTLSPNLIRRRLTSLFPAAVIEDIARERDVVQRHRTIDITMLVWTLIMGFAVDGEARTIAGFQRAYSAATNQTVARSSFYDRFTPALATLLSDLLEHALEEVAVPHTIAPQFELFREVLIADATVFRLHRLLSEFPATHADQSGAKLHLVHNATTQTIEQFQLTDECTHESSQLRTGSWLRGRLVLFDLGFYNFRRFALIEENGGFFLTRLKSNANPLIVGERRKWRGRAISLPGRRLQDVLSDLTREIIDVTVEISFKRRAYAGKESTDSMEVRVVGVRNEDTDDYHLYVTNLPDAFTPRQIAALYGLRWEVELLFRELKSLYGLEKFQTSDPAIVHLLVVAALLTLTVSRALLGVFQELFPETVFPRERWAKTFRSFAQLILEDLAQSLGHPPPNLSELMFRDARQPEKSRLLLSERVAEAFMRRSNA is encoded by the coding sequence GTGTTCAAGACGCTCTCCCCGAACCTCATACGACGGCGGCTCACTTCCCTGTTTCCAGCAGCGGTTATCGAAGACATCGCGCGCGAGCGCGATGTCGTCCAACGCCACCGGACAATCGACATCACGATGCTCGTCTGGACGCTCATCATGGGCTTCGCCGTCGACGGCGAAGCCCGCACTATCGCCGGGTTTCAGCGGGCTTACTCCGCAGCGACCAACCAGACTGTTGCCCGCTCCAGTTTTTACGACCGGTTCACACCAGCACTTGCGACACTGTTGAGCGACCTCCTCGAGCACGCTCTCGAGGAGGTCGCGGTTCCCCACACGATCGCTCCCCAGTTCGAGTTGTTTCGTGAGGTGTTGATCGCCGATGCAACCGTCTTCCGGTTGCATCGGCTCCTCAGCGAGTTTCCGGCGACTCACGCGGATCAGTCCGGCGCGAAGCTTCACCTCGTCCATAACGCGACGACACAGACGATCGAGCAGTTCCAGCTCACCGACGAATGCACCCACGAGAGCAGCCAGCTCCGCACGGGGAGCTGGCTGCGAGGCCGGTTGGTGCTGTTCGATCTCGGGTTCTACAATTTCCGTCGGTTCGCGTTGATCGAGGAAAACGGTGGGTTCTTCCTGACACGGCTGAAGTCGAACGCGAACCCGTTGATCGTCGGAGAACGGCGGAAATGGCGCGGGCGCGCCATTTCCTTGCCAGGACGTCGCCTCCAGGACGTCCTGAGTGACCTCACACGGGAGATAATCGATGTGACCGTGGAGATCTCGTTCAAGCGGCGAGCATACGCTGGGAAGGAGTCAACCGATTCGATGGAGGTTCGCGTCGTCGGTGTCCGCAACGAGGACACCGACGACTACCATCTGTACGTCACAAATCTCCCCGACGCGTTCACTCCGAGGCAGATCGCGGCCCTGTACGGGTTGCGGTGGGAAGTGGAGTTGCTGTTCCGGGAACTGAAGTCGCTGTATGGGCTGGAGAAGTTCCAGACGAGTGATCCAGCGATCGTCCACCTGTTGGTGGTGGCGGCTCTGCTGACACTGACGGTCAGCAGAGCCTTGCTCGGCGTGTTTCAAGAGCTGTTTCCAGAGACGGTGTTCCCCCGTGAGCGCTGGGCGAAGACCTTCCGGTCTTTCGCCCAGCTCATCCTCGAAGATCTGGCACAGTCGCTCGGACATCCACCGCCGAATCTGTCGGAGCTGATGTTTCGTGACGCCCGCCAACCAGAGAAATCGCGGCTCTTACTCAGCGAACGAGTGGCTGAGGCCTTCATGAGGCGATCCAATGCTTAA